In Dermochelys coriacea isolate rDerCor1 chromosome 16, rDerCor1.pri.v4, whole genome shotgun sequence, one genomic interval encodes:
- the NTMT1 gene encoding N-terminal Xaa-Pro-Lys N-methyltransferase 1 isoform X1, producing the protein MTSEVVEDEMEFYSKAEKYWKDVPPTVDGMLGGYGHISSIDINSSKKFLLKFLRDGPNRTGTTCALDCGAGIGRITKRLLLPLFKAVDMVDVTEDFLTKARTYLGEEGRRVRNYFCCGLQDFSPEPNSYDVIWIQWVIGHLTDDHLSDFLKRCKVGLRPNGIVVIKDNMAQEGVIMDDVDSSVCRDLDVVRMIVRRAGLNLLAEERQENFPDEIYHVYTFAMR; encoded by the exons ATGACAAGCGAGGTGGTGGAGGATGAGATGGAATTTTATTCCAAGGCTGAGAAATACTGGAAGGATGTGCCACCCACGGTGGATGGGATGCTGGGTGGGTACGGCCACATCTCCAGCATTGACATCAACAGCTCCAAAAAATTCCTGCTTAAGTTCCTTCGG GATGGTCCTAACAGGACGGGAACCACCTGTGCCCTGGACTGTGGGGCTGGGATCGGCAGGATCACCAAGAGGCTGCTGTTGCCCCTCTTCAAAGCAGTGGACATGGTGGATGTGACTGAGGACTTCCTGACCAAGGCAAGGACCTACCTGGGAGAAGAGGGCAGGCGAGTGAGGAACTACTTTTGCTGCGGCCTGCAGGACTTCAGCCCCGAGCCCAACTCTTACGACGTCATCTGGATCCAGTGGGTAATAG GACACCTGACTGACGACCACCTGTCTGACTTCCTGAAGAGATGCAAGGTTGGCCTGCGCCCCAATGGCATCGTTGTCATCAAGGACAACATGGCCCAGGAGGGAGTCATCATGGACGATGTGGACAGCAGCGTGTGCCGGGACCTGGACGTGGTGCGGATGATCGTCCGGCGTGCAGGCCTCAACCTCCTGGCTGAAGAAAGACAAGAAAACTTCCCCGACGAAATCTACCACGTTTATACGTTTGCCATGAGATGA
- the NTMT1 gene encoding N-terminal Xaa-Pro-Lys N-methyltransferase 1 isoform X2, with product MRWNFIPRLRNTGRMCHPRWMGCWDGPNRTGTTCALDCGAGIGRITKRLLLPLFKAVDMVDVTEDFLTKARTYLGEEGRRVRNYFCCGLQDFSPEPNSYDVIWIQWVIGHLTDDHLSDFLKRCKVGLRPNGIVVIKDNMAQEGVIMDDVDSSVCRDLDVVRMIVRRAGLNLLAEERQENFPDEIYHVYTFAMR from the exons ATGAGATGGAATTTTATTCCAAGGCTGAGAAATACTGGAAGGATGTGCCACCCACGGTGGATGGGATGCTGG GATGGTCCTAACAGGACGGGAACCACCTGTGCCCTGGACTGTGGGGCTGGGATCGGCAGGATCACCAAGAGGCTGCTGTTGCCCCTCTTCAAAGCAGTGGACATGGTGGATGTGACTGAGGACTTCCTGACCAAGGCAAGGACCTACCTGGGAGAAGAGGGCAGGCGAGTGAGGAACTACTTTTGCTGCGGCCTGCAGGACTTCAGCCCCGAGCCCAACTCTTACGACGTCATCTGGATCCAGTGGGTAATAG GACACCTGACTGACGACCACCTGTCTGACTTCCTGAAGAGATGCAAGGTTGGCCTGCGCCCCAATGGCATCGTTGTCATCAAGGACAACATGGCCCAGGAGGGAGTCATCATGGACGATGTGGACAGCAGCGTGTGCCGGGACCTGGACGTGGTGCGGATGATCGTCCGGCGTGCAGGCCTCAACCTCCTGGCTGAAGAAAGACAAGAAAACTTCCCCGACGAAATCTACCACGTTTATACGTTTGCCATGAGATGA